A single region of the Drosophila takahashii strain IR98-3 E-12201 chromosome 2R, DtakHiC1v2, whole genome shotgun sequence genome encodes:
- the lbk gene encoding leucine-rich repeats and immunoglobulin-like domains protein 3, translating into MEINEFNKSRKMHVSAIKGRQSREAHANDDSSSSTTTMVISNHRICNMKTSRSSELTTDGNGKFLMSWRRRRRHNNSNAASETASRNNDNCNYSTTNDFNKINKLLLITYMLLITAATICQSAAQSPSSLSGGGGGGSGSNGGSPLSAFLKSGGASYNQQLPQQQLFAMLTRNGGGGSSGSGVGSVSSGGNRRYTDARQHFMALSEDDSDAEVDEEDMAALHYPLAASHPPAGAQGSGISSSISIQSGSLETSGFVADDGGQYEQAQKALEAAAAAAKANNKYNIDCPKDCKCLNVLFDCDKLHLERVPVLPSYVQTLHLANNKLNDTTVLEIRNLSNLTKVSLKRNLLEVIPKFVGLSGLKHLVLANNHITSISSEALAALPLLRTLDLSRNQLHTIEVNSFPKPNSLVHLILSFNEITTVNEHSFAALNNLTDLELNNNRLSTLPIRVFKNLNRLKKLALNFNQLEINWSTFSGLVSMKNLQLKSNKIRALQDGVFYVMHNIETIDLAMNQISSLSRQGLFNLTKLRHLNLSYNAINRIEVDTWEFTQSLEVLDLSNNAINEFKPQHLDCLHRLKTLNLAHNRLQYLQENTFDCVKNLEELNLRRNRLSWIIEDQSAAAPFKALRKLRRLDLHGNNLKQISSKAMSGLNNLEILNLGSNALASIQLNAFEHMLRLNKLVFKSLNFICDCDLIWFQQWLKNRFPQQAEHAVCGYPEHLLDRHLKSLSSSELVCVDSPKPRVEQEPDNMLAVNAANITLECIASSPTAASLAAADELKIKWRHDNQHVQERPGELHDGASTETQIRHDLSTNQTSIYGYLRLSNVTIESAGRYQCVVSNAFGTTYAQKFKISIGIHPTFLQVPSNLTLDAGETARLVCSASGDPTPEIALQKFGGSEFPAATERRLQVIREENAFLITNAKLSDSGIYTCTALSAAGEIKVNATLVVNDKPQPSIPLAHQEVVVGRTCVLQCLSETANADFELEHPHREWFKENKPIHISPTAPDGDRYYFSNNKELLIILNAQSNDAGHFRCEITDNSRTFTLQSELVVVKENLNWDVLLMGIILLTVTCVVVDCCIIWCTLRYQKRKLRMSLAAERLAARTQASLHSTLDKDQTQLTTLNRTQLRPHQSQLVLDGIASQQQQTQLRPRSLADLGCGNGEATHSRLIVTTTPSYEQRCLEQGLTLSYLQQTDLEAQQDHLSSKDSGTGSDAAVKRSLEDFVVAMPRHKHLTDDEEEDEESDLQYAPTRALGISAAEYDDMELYELNHAEAEQQHFLQNNNHNYDGGGGGDAGGLGMVVSEAVPKVLPRKCSAGASGSGNYNSIQKCTTVDI; encoded by the exons atggaaatcaaCGAATTTAACAAAAGCCGCAAAATGCACGTTTCGGCCATAAAAGGCCGGCAATCGAGGGAGGCACATGCAAATGAtgatagcagcagcagcaccaccaccatggTCATTAGTAATCATCGAATATGCAACATGAAAACAAGTAGGAGCAGCGAACTAACGACCGATGGCAatggcaaatttttaatgtcaTGGCGACGACGTCGGCgacacaacaacagcaatgcAGCATCAGAAACAGCAAGTCGCAATAATGATAATTGCAATTATTCTACAACCAAtgatttcaataaaatcaataaattgctGCTAATTACGTACATGCTGCTGATAACAGCGGCCACAATTTGTCAAAGCGCCGCCCAGTCGCCGTCATCTTTgagcggaggaggaggtggaggatcCGGCTCCAATGGGGGATCTCCCCTGAGTGCGTTCCTCAAGTCCGGTGGAGCCTCCTACAATCAGCAGTTGCCGCAACAGCAACTCTTTGCCATGCTGACCAGaaacggaggaggaggatcctCGGGATCAGGAGTAGGTTCGGTATCAAGCGGAGGAAATCGAAGATACACGGATGCCAGACAGCACTTTATGGCCCTCAGCGAAGATGACTCGGATGCCGAAGTGGACGAGGAGGATATGGCAGCATTGCATTACCCATTGGCCGCCTCACATCCGCCGGCTGGAGCTCAGGGTTCGGGGATTTCATCCTCCATTTCCATACAATCGGGATCACTGGAGACGAGTGGATTCGTGGCCGACGATGGCGGGCAGTATGAGCAGGCTCAAAAGGCACtggaggcagcagcagcggcggccaaGGCTAACAATAAGTACAACATTGACTGTCCCAAGGATTGCAAGTGCCTCAATGTCCTCTTCGACTGCGACAAACTGCATCTGGAACGGGTGCCCGTCTTGCCCAGCTACGTGCAAACTCT GCATCTGGCCAACAACAAACTGAACGACACAACCGTCCTGGAGATTCGTAATCTGTCCAATTTGACAAAAGT ATCCTTAAAAAGGAATTTATTGGAGGTAATACCTAAATTCGTAGGACTTAGTGGTCTGAAACACTTGGTATTGGCCAACAATCATATCACCAGCATCTCCAGCGAGGCCTTGGCGGCTTTACCTTTGCTAAGAACGCTAGATCTGTCCAGGAATCAATTGCATACCATCGAGGTTAACTCTTTTCCGAAGCCCAATAGTCTAGTTCACTT AATACTCAGTTTTAACGAGATAACCACTGTAAATGAGCATTCGTTTGCGGCTCTAAACAACCTCACGGATCTGGAACTGAATAACAATCGCCTGAGTACTCTGCCCATAagggttttcaaaaatttgaacAGACTGAAGAAGCT AGCTCTCAACTTCAACCAACTGGAGATCAACTGGTCCACGTTCAGTGGCCTGGTGTCGATGAAAAACCTCCAACTGAAGTCCAATAAAATCCGGGCGCTGCAGGACGGCGTCTTCTATGTGATGCATAACATCGAGACCATTGATCTGGCCATGAACCAGATCAGTTCACTTTCCCGCCAGGGTCTCTTCAATCTGACAAAGCTGCGACACCTCAATCTATCGTACAACGCCATAAATCGCATCGAGGTGGACACCTGGGAGTTCACTCAGTCGCTGGAAGTGCTGGATCTCTCCAACAATGCTATTAACGAGTTTAAGCCGCAGCACTTGGACTGCCTGCATCGGCTGAAAACTCTCAATTTGGCCCACAACCGATTGCAATATCTGCAGGAGAATACCTTCGATTGTGTTAAGAATCTGGAGGAGTTGAATTTGCGACGCAATCGCCTGTCCTGGATCATTGAGGACCAGAGTGCGGCGGCTCCGTTCAAGGCTCTTCGCAAACTGCGACGCTTGGATTTGCACGGCAATAATCTGAAGCAGATCAGCAGCAAGGCGATGAGTGGCCTCAACAACCTGGAGATACTCAATCTCGGTTCCAATGCCCTGGCCAGCATCCAGCTGAATGCCTTCGAGCATATGCTACGGCTTAACAAGTTGGTTTTTAAATCGCTGAACTTCATCTGCGACTGCGATTTGATTTGGTTCCAACAGTGGCTGAAGAACCGCTTTCCCCAGCAGGCCGAGCATGCGGTCTGCGGCTATCCGGAGCATCTGCTCGATCGTCATCTGAAGTCCCTAAGCAGTTCGGAGTTAGTGTGCG TGGACTCACCGAAACCGAGGGTGGAACAGGAACCAGACAACATGCTGGCCGTGAATGCAGCCAACATCACTCTGGAGTGCATTGCCAGTTCTCCGACTGCCGCCTCACTGGCCGCCGCCGATGAGCTGAAGATCAAGTGGCGCCACGACAACCAGCATGTCCAGGAGCGGCCGGGGGAACTGCATGACGGTGCCAGCACGGAGACCCAGATCCGCCACGACCTGAGCACCAATCAGACCTCCATCTACGGCTACCTAAGACTCTCCAATGTAACCATCGAAAGCGCTGGGCGCTATCAGTGTGTGGTGTCGAATGCTTTTGGAACCACCTATGCACAGAAGTTCAAGATTTCCATAGGAA TTCATCCTACCTTCCTGCAAGTGCCCTCAAATTTAACCCTGGATGCTGGGGAAACGGCTCGGTTGGTCTGCTCGGCTAGCGGTGATCCCACGCCTGAGATAGCGTTGCAAAAGTTCGGAGGTAGCGAATTTCCGGCGGCCACCGAGCGACGGCTACAGGTGATTCGCGAGGAGAACGCCTTCCTGATAACCAACGCCAAGCTCAGCGATTCTGGCATTTACACTTGCACAGCGTTGAGTGCTGCGGGCGAGATAAAGGTCAATGCGACGCTGGTGGTGAATG ATAAACCTCAGCCCAGCATTCCCTTGGCTCACCAGGAGGTGGTTGTGGGACGCACCTGTGTGCTGCAGTGTCTCAGTGAAACGGCCAATGCAGATTTTGAGCTGGAGCATCCGCACCGCGAGTGGTTCAAGGAGAACAAACCCATACACATCTCGCCAACGGCTCCGGATGGGGATCGCTACTACTTTTCGAATAACAAGGAGCTGCTAATAATCCTAAATGCTCAGTCCAACGATGCCGGGCACTTCCGCTGTGAGATTACGGACAACTCGCGAACATTTACGCTGCAGTCGGAATTGGTGGTGGTCAAGGAGAATCTCAATTGGGACGTCCTGCTGATGGGCATTATTCTGCTGACCGTCACCTGTGTCGTGGTGGACTGCTGCATCATTTGGTGCACTTTGCGGTACCAGAAAAGAAAGCTACGCATGAGCCTGGCTGCCGAGAGGTTAGCTGCTCGCACTCAGGCCAGTCTGCATTCCACATTGGACAAGGATCAGACGCAATTGACCACACTGAATCGCACGCAGCTCAGACCACACCAATCGCAACTGGTCCTCGATGGAATCGcctcgcagcagcagcagacgcAGTTGAGGCCGCGCAGCCTGGCAGATCTGGGCTGTGGCAATGGCGAGGCCACGCACAGTCGCCTCATTGTGACCACGACGCCGTCCTACGAACAGCGCTGCCTGGAACAGGGTCTCACCCTCAGCTATCTGCAGCAGACGGACTTGGAGGCCCAGCAGGATCATCTTTCCAGCAAGGATTCGGGCACCGGTTCAGATGCGGCGGTCAAGCGGAGCCTGGAGGACTTTGTGGTGGCCATGCCCAGGCACAAGCATCTCacggacgacgaggaggaggacgaagaGAGCGACCTACAGTACGCGCCCACCAGGGCTCTCGGCATCAGCGCTGCCGAGTACGACGACATGGAGCTATACGAGCTGAATCATGCCGAAGCCGAGCAGCAGCACTTCCTGCAGAACAACAATCACAACTACGACGGTGGCGGGGGTGGCGATGCTGGTGGATTGGGAATGGTAGTAAGTGAAGCGGTGCCTAAGGTGCTGCCACGCAAGTGCAGCGCAGGAgccagcggcagcggcaactACAACTCCATCCAGAAGTGCACAACTGTGGACATTTGA
- the LOC138912647 gene encoding uncharacterized protein, translated as MATPSKISKRSFTDFSFDEPFQPPSVCTNCCEVKKQIAEINEKLEEIILSLAEQKIIVSQLVRQRVENTNVAKCFPIKDEEALNIVNQNINSCAKDSYIKAMRSLLLPEGVLKNLRRILTDEFVVGFNVKGLSGKKALNSFTHFYGALQDIVSESGNAEILIPKAIQLQKKRFFKNKSKSNNNNNEALNKNVPAEEFVQ; from the exons ATGGCTACTCCTTCAAAAATCTCGAAGCGCAGTTTCACAGATTTTTCCTTTG ACGAACCTTTTCAACCGCCGTCAGTGTGCACAAATTGTTGCGAAGTTAAGAAGCAAATCGCGGAAATAAATG aaaaacttgaGGAAATAATTCTTTCCCTTGcggaacaaaaaattattgtttcgCAACTGGTGCGGCAACGAGTGGAAAACACAAACGTGGCGAAATGTTTCCCAATTAAAGATGAGGAGGCCCTAAATATAGTCAACCAAAATATTAATAGTTGTGCAAAGGACTCCTAt attaaagccatgagatcgttgttgctgccagaaggggttttaaaaaacttgcggaGGATTCTCACAGATGAGTTCGTTGtgggatttaatgttaaaggcctttctggaaaaaaagccttaaactcatttacacatttttatgGTGCACTCCAAG atattgtttcagaatctggtaatgcagaaatattgattcccaaggcaattcaattgcaaaagaaacgattttttaaaaataaatccaaatcaaataataacaacaatgaggcactcaacaaaaacgtgccagcagaggaatttgttcaataa